Genomic segment of Streptomyces sp. NA02950:
GCCAGCATCACCGGGCCGGTGGCCGCGTCCCGCCGCTGGAGGGCCTGGATCACCGCGGCGCCGATGTCGTCGGCCATTCTGACCAGGTCGAAGAGCGGGCCCACCGGAAGATCGGCGAGACCGCTGCCACTGGCCCACTGGAGCCGTACCCGGCCGGGGTCCTCGCTGCCGGACAGCAGCCAGTCGGCGGCGTCGACCTCCGCGCTCAGCCGCGCCCGCCGCTCCCCCGCCCTCATGACCGGCTCTCGAGCGGCAGCGTGAACCACACCTTCTTGCCCGCGCTCCCGGGGTCGGGGGGCGCGGTGCCCCAGTCCGCGGCCAGGCCGTCCACGATGGCCAGCCCCCGTCCGGACTCGGCGGTCGGGGCCGCCTCACGGAACCGGGGGACGACGGGCGAGCCGTCGGCCACCTCGACCCGCAGCTCATGGCCGCGGTTCTCGAGCGAGACGGTGATGATGACGGTGTCGGCGGGGCCGCGGCTGCCGTGCTCCACGGCGTTGGCGAACAGTTCGTTGGTGGCGATGACGGCAGAGTCCACCAGCGCGTCGAGCCGCCATTCGCGCAGATGGCCGGTGACCATACGGCGCACCGCGGAGGCCCGGTCCGCCAGCGCGGGGAATTCGGCGCGGAAGAGCCGGCAGGTGTCCACGGACGTCATCGGGGTCCCCCCTCGCCGACGGGGGACGGTGTGCTGCCCGCCGGCCGGCTCGGCGCGGGGTCGGCTCGCGGACGGCGCGAGTGCGGTGGTCGTGGACAAGGTGGACATGGTCGGCTCACCTCCCTCATCGGCCGACGCCGGCCGCTTCGGCGGCCCTGGAAAGGAACGGCTCACGGTGTCGGTCCTCACGGTCCTCTTCGGTCTGTCGGCTCTGAGGGCATACGTACACATGGCGTGGTTGATGTCCTGGGGAGCGGGTAAGCGCATTCTGGCGACCGACCACGCCGCATCCGTGCTGGTGGCGGGTGGGGGGCGCGCCCTGCCCGACCCGCCTGGACCGGCTGCCATGGGCGGAGAGGGCCCGGTCGCGGTGAGTGCCGGATACCGGCATGATTCCTCCTTCGAAGGCAGCGCACAGCGTCAACGGCCGCCGTTCATGTAGACAAACGGTTGGACCGACCGGCGGGCGAGAGGGCATGGGGGTTGTCCGGTTGTACGGGCGTAGTGGTTCGGGCTGTACGGTCCCGGCGTGGCACGCATGAAGGGGAACAGGAACGGGCAGCTCCGCCCGGGGGTCCGGTCCGGTGTGGAAGGCAAGCGGGTTCTGGTCACCGGGGGCACCCGGGGGCTGGGCGAACAGATCGTGCGACTGCTGGCCGCGGACGGCGCACGGGTGGCCACCTGTGCGCGGACAGCGGGTGACCTGCGGGGACTTACGACGTCACTGGCCGCCGAGGGATACGGCCCGCTGTTCACCCGCGCCCTGGACATCACCGAGCCGGACCGGCTGGAGGAGTTCGTCGTTGCCGCGGCGGAACGTTTCAGCGGACTGGACGGCGTGGTGGCCTGCGCGGGCGGGGCACAGGGGCGGGGGCTCGAGGAGGCCGACGCCCGGGACTGGTCCCTGACCTGGGAGATGAACGTCGGTCACACCGCGCGGCTGGTGAAGGCCGCGGTGCCACAGCTGCGGCGGGCGGGCGGCGGTTCGGTGGTGGTGATC
This window contains:
- a CDS encoding ATP-binding protein yields the protein MTSVDTCRLFRAEFPALADRASAVRRMVTGHLREWRLDALVDSAVIATNELFANAVEHGSRGPADTVIITVSLENRGHELRVEVADGSPVVPRFREAAPTAESGRGLAIVDGLAADWGTAPPDPGSAGKKVWFTLPLESRS
- a CDS encoding SDR family NAD(P)-dependent oxidoreductase, with amino-acid sequence MKGNRNGQLRPGVRSGVEGKRVLVTGGTRGLGEQIVRLLAADGARVATCARTAGDLRGLTTSLAAEGYGPLFTRALDITEPDRLEEFVVAAAERFSGLDGVVACAGGAQGRGLEEADARDWSLTWEMNVGHTARLVKAAVPQLRRAGGGSVVVIASISGWKPGPQAQYGAAKAAQIHLAGSLARELGPDGIRVNAVSPGSMLIPGKRWDRMRAEEPEAFARFTAEFPHGELVAPQEVARVVAFLLSDASSGVSGAHLPVDRAQNAPTPGGY